One window of Microcoleus vaginatus PCC 9802 genomic DNA carries:
- a CDS encoding serine--tRNA ligase: MLDLKLIRENPQAVQESLNLRGGNYEIEPILQLDKQQRELEGKRSQLQARSNEIAKLIGQKRKSGLPLESPEIQELQAEGNAVGTESNELQAQEKDVKAQIEALLLPLPNLPGSSTPIGKTEEENVEIRRWGDEYIPQNSGILPHWEIGEKLGIINFERAVKIAQPRFVSLMGAGAALERAIIQFMLDRHTKAGYVEVIPPFLVNTESLTATGQLPKFAEESFKCDQDDLWLIPTSEVPVVNLYRGEILTAEQLPIYHCSYTPCFRREAGSYGKDTRGLIRLHQFNKVELVKLVHPSTSEAEHEKLVQDAEGVLQALKLPYRAIALCTGDLGFAATKTYDLEVWLPSAGKYREISSCSNVADFQARRANIRFKEAGKKGTQFVHALNGSGLAIGRTMAAILENYQQPDGTVKVPEVLQSYLGRETL, from the coding sequence GTGCTAGACCTCAAATTAATCCGAGAAAACCCGCAAGCCGTGCAAGAAAGCCTCAACCTGCGCGGAGGTAACTATGAAATCGAGCCGATTTTGCAATTAGACAAACAGCAGCGGGAGTTGGAAGGCAAGCGATCGCAACTGCAAGCCCGCAGCAACGAAATTGCCAAACTCATCGGTCAAAAAAGAAAATCGGGTTTACCCCTCGAATCTCCCGAAATTCAGGAACTGCAGGCAGAAGGCAACGCAGTCGGCACCGAGTCGAACGAACTGCAAGCACAGGAAAAAGACGTAAAAGCTCAAATAGAAGCTTTATTGCTACCGCTGCCAAACTTGCCGGGTTCCTCAACGCCGATCGGCAAAACTGAAGAGGAAAACGTCGAAATCCGGCGCTGGGGAGACGAATACATACCCCAAAATTCTGGTATTTTACCGCACTGGGAAATCGGCGAAAAATTAGGAATTATCAACTTTGAACGGGCAGTAAAAATCGCTCAGCCCCGCTTTGTCAGCTTAATGGGAGCCGGGGCAGCCCTGGAAAGAGCGATTATTCAATTCATGCTCGATCGCCACACAAAAGCAGGTTATGTAGAAGTAATTCCACCATTTTTAGTTAACACTGAATCCCTCACTGCTACGGGTCAATTACCCAAATTTGCTGAAGAAAGTTTCAAGTGCGACCAAGATGATCTGTGGCTGATTCCTACTTCCGAAGTTCCGGTTGTCAATTTGTACAGAGGTGAAATTTTGACAGCAGAACAGTTGCCAATTTATCACTGTTCTTATACTCCTTGTTTTCGCCGCGAAGCTGGCAGTTACGGCAAAGATACGAGGGGATTAATTCGACTGCACCAATTTAATAAAGTTGAATTGGTAAAACTCGTGCATCCGAGTACCTCCGAGGCAGAGCACGAAAAGTTAGTGCAGGATGCCGAGGGAGTTTTGCAGGCGCTGAAATTGCCTTATCGGGCGATCGCACTGTGTACGGGCGACTTAGGTTTCGCGGCGACAAAAACTTACGATTTAGAGGTGTGGCTGCCATCTGCGGGCAAATACCGCGAGATTTCCAGTTGTTCCAACGTCGCAGATTTTCAGGCGCGACGGGCGAATATTCGCTTTAAAGAAGCGGGGAAAAAAGGCACTCAATTCGTTCACGCGCTGAACGGTTCCGGTTTAGCTATAGGCCGCACAATGGCGGCTATTTTGGAGAATTACCAGCAGCCAGACGGAACTGTAAAAGTGCCGGAAGTGCTGCAATCTTATTTGGGTCGCGAGACTTTGTAA